The following are from one region of the Catharus ustulatus isolate bCatUst1 unplaced genomic scaffold, bCatUst1.pri.v2 scaffold_92_arrow_ctg1, whole genome shotgun sequence genome:
- the LOC117011558 gene encoding TOG array regulator of axonemal microtubules protein 2-like, with amino-acid sequence MQLLRAASLVISEDAASFLGGEKNQSFWYLVFRKKEKGLFSIKHLAGSHSEVLLSRLHDICLAVTSEVTKLWSKVSCSTIVTLGEFFASLEKDMDSEVDEVAQVLLQVLRNCPEFEKAASQTLGIMVENVTPAQAMTALLDSGVK; translated from the exons agctgccagcctggtAATTTCAGAGGATGCTGCCTCGTTCTTGGgtggagagaaaaatcaatCCTTTTGGTACTTGGTGttcaggaagaaggagaagggacTCTTCAGCATCAAACACCTGGCTGGGTCCCATTCAGAAGTCCTGCTTTCAAGACTTCATGACATTTGCTTGGCAGTTACCAGTGAG GTGACCAAGCTGTGGTCAAAGGTGTCCTGCTCGACCATCGTCACTCTGGGAGAGTTTTTTGCAAGCTTGGAGAAGGACATGGACTCTGAGGTGGATGAGGTGGCTCAAGTCCTTCTCCAGGTGCTGCGTAACTGCCCAGAGTTTGAGAAAGCAGCCAGTCAGACCCTGGGGATCATGGTGGAGAATGTGACTCCTGCACAAGCAATGACTGCTCTCCTGGACAGTGGAGTCAAGTAG